Within the Mucilaginibacter sp. CSA2-8R genome, the region TTGGTGTTGCTGTAATCGTTAATAATTTTTTCAAAGCCCGGGTAGCTGGCATCGCCTTTTAATGCTTTGTCCCACTCTTTTTTACCCCAGTACTCCTGGGCAACATACATTTGGTTGGCAGCCTCGGTTTCGCGCGGAGCCAGGTATAATTTCTGGTAGGCAATATATACGGCAATTAATGCAATAATGGCAGCACCAATAAATAACAGGCTTTTTTGATTCTCTCTAACAAAGCCACCTGTTGGTACTACGGTCTTCTGTTCTGTTGCAACATTGGCATTCACTTCCGTCTTTGACATTTCTATGCTAAAATTAAGTTTGCAAAAATAGGTTATTTTAAAAATTTTATCAACATCTAAAACAATAAATAAAAGGCTTTAATTTTAAAGTTAGTCACTTTACAAAAACCTGTAACGTATTGCTACCTTTGAACCCGCCCTATGTATTTGCAGCATCTATCTGTTATTAACTTTAAAAACTATGCCGAGGCCGAACTGGCTTTTAGCGATGGTGTAAATGTGTTTACAGGTAACAATGGCGCAGGCAAAACCAACTTGCTTGATGCCATACATTATTTGTCGTTATGTAAAAGTTACTTCAACACCATAGATAGCCAGCAAATAAAGCAGGGAACTGATTTTTTTATCATCAACGGTACGTTTGAGCGTAATGATGCGCACGAAACTGTAGCCTGCTCGGTAAAGCGTAATCAAAAAAAACTATTCAGGCGCAATAAAAAGGACTACCCGCGTTTGGCAGATCATATAGGTTTGTTCCCGCTGGTGATGGTGTCTCCTTATGATGTAAGCATCATTATGGAGGGGAGCGAAGAGCGGCGCAAGTTTGTGGATAACGTAATCTCGCAAACCGACAACCGGTACCTGGATGAGCTGATTACTTATAACAAAATACTGTCTAACCGGAATGCGCTGCTTAAAAGCATAGCCGAAACCGGCCGGTTTGACCCGGGTTTGCTGGAAGTGCTTGATGAGCAACTGGTAGCGTCGGGCACCCGTATCTTCGAAAAGCGTAAAGACTTTATGGAAAGTTTTACGGGCATCTTTAACCAGTACTACCAATTTTTAACAGATGACGTTGAAAAGGTGGCTATGGTATACGAGTCGCAGTTACTGCACGAAGGCTTTGCCGCTCTGCTCAATAAATCTACCGGGAAAGATCGTGTGCTGGAGCGTACCACAACCGGTATCCACCGTGATGATTTGCTTTTTAGCATACACCAGATGCCGCTTAAAAAGTTTGGTTCGCAGGGGCAGCAAAAATCTTTTTTAATTGCTTTAAAACTGGCCCAGTATAGCTACCTGCAGCAGCAAAAAGGATTTAAACCTTTGTTGTTACTGGATGATATTTTTGATAAATTAGATGAACATCGCATTACTAAGCTGATGCAATTGGTATCTAACCACGAGTTTGGTCAGGTATTTATTACGGATACCAGTGCCGGCAGGGTAACACAAATTTTTAACCGCATCAATGTAGCATTTAAACTGTTTGATGTACAACAGGGTGAGGTTAGCCCCATATAAATAAACTTCTAATCATTATTTTATTATGCGTAAGGCTAACGACAAAACCATGAAACAGGCCATTGAGCAAATGCTTAATGTTTACAAAATTAAGCGTCGGTTTGATGAAACAGGCATTATTGCTGCCTGGCCCGATATTGTAGGCAAGCCTGTGGCCAACCGCACCAGCGAAATATTTATCAACAATAAAAAGCTGTTTTTGCGTATCGAATCATCCGTAGTGAAAAATGAATTGATGATTATACGCTCGCAGATTATGGAAAAAATTAACAGCGAAGCCGGCGATACTTTGGTGGAAGAGATTATATTTTTATAAACTAAGTTTAGTTTTGATTTTAAAGCCAGCTGGTACAAAGCAGTTGGCTTTTTCATGCCTTGATATTTTAAGATATTATAGTATTTTGCGTAGTTAACACACTGCGTGTAAGTGAGCCGGGAGATTAGTGTTTATTGATTATTCGCGCAGCAATACGTCGAACTAATTTATAAATCATGAAAAATAAGATCCTGTTTGTTGTTTGTCTTTTATTTGGGCTTATGTTTATTAACGCCGGGCTAAACAAGTTTTTCAACTACATGCCCATGCCTAAAGACATGCCTGCCAGTATGCAAAAGTTAATGGCTGCCTTTATGCAAATAGGCTGGCTCATTCCGCTGGTAGGTTTTGTAGAGGTAGTTGGCGGAGTGTTGGTTATTTTTAATAAATACCGTGCTTTGGGAGCCATTATGATTTTGCCGGTTATGGTCGGAATACTTTTGGTTAACATCTTTAACGCACCTTCGGGCTTACCTTTAGCTTTGGTGCTGCTGGCTATCAATATCTGGATGATTATTGATAATTATAAAAAATACCTGCCAATGGTTAGTGCAACAACGATCTAAACAATACATGATATTATGGAAGAAAATAGTTCTGTTAAAATTACTATAACGGCTACCGTTAAAGCTAACCCCGAAAAGGTTTGGGAGTTTTGGACAAAGCCAGAACACATTACACAATGGAATAATGCATCAGATGATTGGCATACGCCGTTTGCCGAAAATGACTTAACTGCCGGAGGCGAATTTAAAGCGCGAATGGAAGCTAAAGATGGCAGTGTGGGGTTTGACTTTGGCGGTGTATACGATGAAGTGATACTTCACCAATTGATTAGTTATACCATAGGCGACGGAAGAAAAGTACGGATTACCTTTGCCAACAAAGGTATGGAAACTGAAATAACAGAAACATTTGAAGCCGAAAATCAAAACCCGGCAGAGATGCAACGGGCTGGTTGGCAGGCTATCTTAAACAACTTTAAGCAATACGCCGAAAGTCACTAAAAGGATACGGTATTTTAATCAAAAAGCCATCAGTAAAGCTATTTAAGTAACAGCAATATTGATGGCTTTTTTATTTAATGAGCCTTTTGGGCTGCATCAGTTCGGTATTAAAATTTCTCGAATGCTGAGAAATAGAAGCTTCCTTCGATAGCTGCGTTCTCGTCAGAATCTGAACCGTGAACTGCATTGGCTTCGATAGACTCGGCAAATAACTGACGGATAGTACCGGCTTCAGCTTTAGATGGGTCGGTAGCGCCAATAAGCGTACGGAAATCAGCAACAGCGTTGTCTTTCTCCAGTATAGCAGCTACGATAGGGCCAGAAGACATAAAGCTAACTAAGCCATTGTAAAAAGGGCGTTCTTTGTGAACAGCATAAAACTCGCCTGCTTTTTCGGCAGTAAGTTTAGTGTATTTCATTGCTGTGATTTTGAAGCCACCTTTAACAATGTGATCTAAAATAGCACCGATGTGACCGTTGCGAACTGCATCGGGCTTAATCATGGTGAAAGTTTTGTTGTTTTCCATGTTTGCGTTAAAATTGGCGCAAAAGTAAAGGTTTGTTATTGAAACTTAAAGCTTTTTGTACAATTTGCATCACTTGTAATTCATTAATTTATTTAAATTTGCATCTTCTTTTGTTGTTGATGTTAGATATATCCGCGCTTAGCCAGCTTTTAAACCAGCCCCGAAAAATAGTTATTACTACCCATCATAAGCCTGATGGCGATGCTATGGGTTCGTCGCTCGGTTTATACAACTATTTAATACAGCAAGGCCATCATGCTAAAGTAGTTAGCCCTACCGATTACCCGGAGTTTTTATGGTGGATGCCCGGCAACGAAGAAGTGATTATTTACACTGAGCAAAAAGAGCAGGCTGCCCAGTTAGTAGCCGAAGCTGAGCTGATATTTTGTCTTGATTTCAATACCCTTACCCGTATTAATGAGTTAGGCGAACTGGTACGCCAAAGCAGCGCCGTAAAGGTGATGATTGATCATCACCTGGAGCCGGAAGATTTTGATGATTACCGTTACTGGAACATCAATGCCTGTGCTACTGCGCAATTGGTATACAGTTTTATAACCGACGAGCTGAAACGCCCCGACCTGATTAATGTCGATGTTGCCACCTGTTTGTACACCGGCATCATGACAGATTCAGGTTCTTTCAGGTTTCCAAATACTACCGCTGCGGTGCACCGTATTGTGGCCAGTTTAATTGAGGCCGGTGCTGTAAACTGGCGCATTCACGAACTGGTATACAGTAGTTCGTCCGAAAACCGCCTGCGTTTTTTAGGACATTGCTTAACTAATAAACTCGAGGTTTTAGCTGAATACAATACGGCCATCATCAGCGTAACCCATCAGGACTTGCAGAAGTTTAACATCATTACCGGCGATACCGAAGGGATTGTAAATTACGCATTATCCATAACCGGTATACGCCTGGCCGCCTTTATTGTGGAACGCCCTGACAGAGTAAAGCTATCATTACGCTCAAAAGGGGAGTTTCCGGCTAACGAGATTTGTAAAAAATATTTTAGCGGTGGCGGTCATCGCAATGCCGCAGGCGGTCATTCAGAGGAGTCGCTGCAGCAAGTTATTGAGAAAATTAAACATATATTACCCGAATACAAAACACTATTAGTACAATAAAAAAATGAAAAAAAACTTTCTGTTTTTGGCTGTAGCAGCGATTGGTTTTGCCAGCTGTAACAGCGGATTTAAAAAGAGCGATGGCGGCCTGCTATATAATATTCATGAAGACAAAGAAGGCGCTAACATTAAAGCTGGCGACTTTGTAGTCATGAACCTGGTTGTTAAAAACGATGCCGACTCAGTTTTAAACAATAGCTATGACCAGGGCATGCCGGTAATTACTGCCGTACCACAGCCACAATACAAAGGCGATGTGGTTAACGGTATCTTGTTGTTAAGCCAGGGCGATAGTGCTACTATCCGGGTTAATATTGACTCGGCAAAAGCTGGTAACCACATCCCTAAAGATTTTAAAGGTAAATACTTAACTTACCAGGTTAAAATCGAAAAAGTGATAGCCAAAGGTAAACTGAGTGATCAGGTTTTTCAGGGCCGTGTAACCGAATTATTTAAGACCGAAACTGCTAAAATGGAAAAAGCAGAGCCCGGGAAAATCCAAAAATACCTGGATGATAATAAACTGAAAGCTACTAAAACTGCTTCGGGTTTATACTATGTAATTACTAAAGAAGGATCAGGTCCTAAAATTGGTAAAGCCGATAGCGCAGTGGTTAACTATACCGGTAAATTAATTGGTGGTAAAATATTTGATACCAGCATTAAAGAGGTAGCCCAGGCAAACAAAGGTCTTTACAACGCTATGCGCCCGTACAAGCCTATCCGTATTGCAGTGGGTGTGGGTTCTGTTATTCCAGGTTGGGATGAAGGCTTACAGTTATTAAACAAAGGTTCGAAAGCTACTTTTGTTATACCGTCAAAACTGGCTTACGGTCAGCAGGGAGCAGGTCCAATTCCGCCGTTTACGCCAATTGTGTTTGAAGTAGAACTGATTGACATTGTGCATCCTGATCCTAATGCACCAAAGCCAGCAGCGTTGCCGCAAATGCCTATGCAACAGCCAGCTTCTAAATAATTAAATATTTTTACGGCCTTCTTAGTTTGCTAAGGAGGCCTTTTGCTATGTGATGAAAAAGTATTTCGTATTATCTGTATTAGGTTTATTAGCGGCAGGCCAAAGCTTTGCACAAACTGGCTTTACCAAAACTCCTAAAGGCGCCCTTTATAATATTGTTAAGCCCGGTAACGGTGCTAAAGTAAAAGTGGGCGATGTAATTACCTTCCAGTTTACCCAAAAAAACGACCGCGACTCGTTGTTAGGAAGTTCATATAAAATGGGGCAACCTGCCAAAGTACAGGTACAACCTTCTAAGAGCGTAGCCGATTTAATGGAGGTTTTCTCTTTGCTGAGCGTAAATGACAGCGTACTGGTGCGTGTACCTACCGATTCGATATTTGCAGGACACGAAGAGAGCCGCCCGGCGTTTTTACCTAAAAGCAGCTATCTGAATTTTGGTATCAAAATTCAAAAAATCCAGACAATGGATGAGGCTATGGCCGAGCGAACTGCCGCAATGGAAAAACAGCGCACCGAACAGGCTGCTTT harbors:
- a CDS encoding DNA replication/repair protein RecF, with the translated sequence MYLQHLSVINFKNYAEAELAFSDGVNVFTGNNGAGKTNLLDAIHYLSLCKSYFNTIDSQQIKQGTDFFIINGTFERNDAHETVACSVKRNQKKLFRRNKKDYPRLADHIGLFPLVMVSPYDVSIIMEGSEERRKFVDNVISQTDNRYLDELITYNKILSNRNALLKSIAETGRFDPGLLEVLDEQLVASGTRIFEKRKDFMESFTGIFNQYYQFLTDDVEKVAMVYESQLLHEGFAALLNKSTGKDRVLERTTTGIHRDDLLFSIHQMPLKKFGSQGQQKSFLIALKLAQYSYLQQQKGFKPLLLLDDIFDKLDEHRITKLMQLVSNHEFGQVFITDTSAGRVTQIFNRINVAFKLFDVQQGEVSPI
- a CDS encoding DUF721 domain-containing protein, which produces MRKANDKTMKQAIEQMLNVYKIKRRFDETGIIAAWPDIVGKPVANRTSEIFINNKKLFLRIESSVVKNELMIIRSQIMEKINSEAGDTLVEEIIFL
- a CDS encoding DoxX family membrane protein, whose protein sequence is MKNKILFVVCLLFGLMFINAGLNKFFNYMPMPKDMPASMQKLMAAFMQIGWLIPLVGFVEVVGGVLVIFNKYRALGAIMILPVMVGILLVNIFNAPSGLPLALVLLAINIWMIIDNYKKYLPMVSATTI
- a CDS encoding SRPBCC family protein gives rise to the protein MEENSSVKITITATVKANPEKVWEFWTKPEHITQWNNASDDWHTPFAENDLTAGGEFKARMEAKDGSVGFDFGGVYDEVILHQLISYTIGDGRKVRITFANKGMETEITETFEAENQNPAEMQRAGWQAILNNFKQYAESH
- a CDS encoding nucleoside-diphosphate kinase, with protein sequence MENNKTFTMIKPDAVRNGHIGAILDHIVKGGFKITAMKYTKLTAEKAGEFYAVHKERPFYNGLVSFMSSGPIVAAILEKDNAVADFRTLIGATDPSKAEAGTIRQLFAESIEANAVHGSDSDENAAIEGSFYFSAFEKF
- a CDS encoding bifunctional oligoribonuclease/PAP phosphatase NrnA, coding for MLDISALSQLLNQPRKIVITTHHKPDGDAMGSSLGLYNYLIQQGHHAKVVSPTDYPEFLWWMPGNEEVIIYTEQKEQAAQLVAEAELIFCLDFNTLTRINELGELVRQSSAVKVMIDHHLEPEDFDDYRYWNINACATAQLVYSFITDELKRPDLINVDVATCLYTGIMTDSGSFRFPNTTAAVHRIVASLIEAGAVNWRIHELVYSSSSENRLRFLGHCLTNKLEVLAEYNTAIISVTHQDLQKFNIITGDTEGIVNYALSITGIRLAAFIVERPDRVKLSLRSKGEFPANEICKKYFSGGGHRNAAGGHSEESLQQVIEKIKHILPEYKTLLVQ
- a CDS encoding FKBP-type peptidyl-prolyl cis-trans isomerase, with the protein product MKKNFLFLAVAAIGFASCNSGFKKSDGGLLYNIHEDKEGANIKAGDFVVMNLVVKNDADSVLNNSYDQGMPVITAVPQPQYKGDVVNGILLLSQGDSATIRVNIDSAKAGNHIPKDFKGKYLTYQVKIEKVIAKGKLSDQVFQGRVTELFKTETAKMEKAEPGKIQKYLDDNKLKATKTASGLYYVITKEGSGPKIGKADSAVVNYTGKLIGGKIFDTSIKEVAQANKGLYNAMRPYKPIRIAVGVGSVIPGWDEGLQLLNKGSKATFVIPSKLAYGQQGAGPIPPFTPIVFEVELIDIVHPDPNAPKPAALPQMPMQQPASK